A portion of the Paenibacillus sp. PvR098 genome contains these proteins:
- a CDS encoding ABC transporter permease gives MVSLYPLVKNECIKIVMKKRLLVVLLILAAIIPMFTYAQMKVTQNNLKQFGTNDWRAEQRQKIVDYTRSLGSNRMPEEWKQWRRVEVMLAQYYLDKDVNPASPNGVTFTREFVKNAVGLFIPLMVMVIAADLVSGEHTSGTIKLLLTRPVGRWKILLSKLITLILFTSIIVIATGLLAYLISGAVFGYGGWDMPVFFGFQLSGTEVDFSLVRPVEQWLYLIMQFGLVWYSALIVALMTLMVSVIFRSTAAGMGIMLAVLISGTILSNMVSSWETAKYFFMVNLELTDYLAGALPPIKGMDLPFSLAVLTVWGLVSVLVSFVVFTKKDVLN, from the coding sequence TTGGTTAGCTTGTATCCGCTTGTAAAGAACGAGTGTATCAAAATCGTTATGAAGAAGAGACTGCTGGTCGTGCTGCTCATTCTTGCTGCGATCATTCCGATGTTTACCTACGCACAGATGAAAGTAACTCAAAACAACCTAAAGCAGTTTGGAACAAACGACTGGCGTGCGGAGCAGCGTCAAAAAATTGTTGATTATACACGTAGCCTTGGGAGCAACCGTATGCCTGAGGAGTGGAAGCAGTGGCGCCGGGTCGAAGTCATGCTGGCGCAATATTACTTGGATAAAGATGTGAATCCGGCTTCGCCGAACGGGGTAACCTTTACAAGAGAGTTCGTGAAAAATGCGGTTGGTCTGTTCATCCCGCTCATGGTGATGGTGATTGCAGCCGATTTGGTGTCAGGCGAACACACCTCCGGAACGATCAAGCTGCTGCTGACAAGGCCCGTCGGGCGGTGGAAAATACTGCTTAGCAAGCTGATTACCTTGATATTGTTCACTTCAATTATCGTCATTGCGACCGGACTGCTTGCGTATCTCATATCCGGTGCGGTCTTCGGTTACGGAGGATGGGATATGCCCGTCTTTTTCGGATTTCAGCTGTCGGGAACCGAGGTTGATTTCTCTTTAGTCCGCCCGGTCGAGCAGTGGCTATATCTGATCATGCAGTTCGGGCTGGTCTGGTATTCCGCGCTAATTGTGGCCTTGATGACGCTGATGGTATCCGTAATATTCCGCAGCACGGCAGCAGGGATGGGTATCATGCTGGCGGTGCTGATCTCAGGAACGATTCTGAGCAACATGGTGTCCTCGTGGGAAACGGCAAAATATTTTTTCATGGTGAATTTGGAGCTTACCGATTATTTAGCTGGTGCACTTCCGCCCATCAAAGGCATGGATTTGCCGTTTTCCTTAGCCGTCTTGACGGTATGGGGTCTGGTATCCGTTCTTGTATCTTTTGTGGTGTTCACGAAAAAAGATGTATTGAACTAA